The following DNA comes from Flavisolibacter ginsenosidimutans.
GAATACTTTTCCGTTTGGTGCTTTTGCTTTGAAAAGGTTTTGAATCCATGCAATGGCTTTGTTGTAATCCGGTTGAATTTTGTTGTCGTGGCTCTTCCACATGTACACGTCCGCAGCAATGGCGCAAATGGCCGCTTCGTTGATGCTCCAAACGGTTGGCGTCTGGTTTTTTTGCATCAGCGAGTATGCCTTTTCAAGATCGGGGATAACGAGGTTTTTTAAGACGCTATCTTTTGCGCTTCGGGGTTTCTCGTCCGGTTGTGAAACATCGGCATACGGTTCCGTCCATACCACCGGATCGCCCCAGATTCTTATAATGTTGAAATAACAAAAAGCCCGCATGGCATAGCATTGCGCCAGTGCGTTGTTTACAACCGTAGGCGTTGCGTTGGCATCGTAAGAAGCGGCTTGCGGAATGTATTTGATGGCCGTGTTGCAGCGGCCAATCGTGCGGTAAAAACCGGTCCAGTTGGCGGATGTATTTCCCGACGTGAGCGCATTTTGCGAAAGCTCTTTGTAAGAGGCGGCGGAATACTGCCCGTTGTCGTCGAAGTTATCAGACCGTAATTCGCCCCATTGAAAATAAAAACCCGTAAAGCCCGTACCCGTTCCGGTCATGTCTTGCTGCAGCGAAGCATACATGCCGGCAAGTGCAGAATTGATGTCTTTCAGCGACTTGAAAAATTCCGTGTTCGGAACGCTGTTCAATGGCTGCTGATCCAGAAACTTCTTACAACCGCTGACTGCGCCAAGGATTAAAACAAAACAGAGACTATAAAATATTTTTTTCATCTTTTTTCTTTTTAGAAATTAACGTTTATGCCTACGCCTACTTCTCTTCTCTTCGGATACCTGCCGTTGTCCTGACCGATGTTCAATCCCGTTGAACTGAACTCGGGATCGTACCAGCTATAATTTGTCCAGGTAAGCAGGTTGTTGCCGTAAACGTAAACGCTTGCGTTTTTCAGGTGCACAGCCTTTGCCCACTTTTGCTCCAAGGTATAATTTAACCGCACGCTACTTAAGCGGATAAACGAGCCGTCTTCAATGTAAAGACTATTGTAACCGCTGGAGATGCTTCCGCGGGTATCCCTGCGGTTGAACAAAGGATATTTGGTCACATCGCCTTGTTGTTTCCACGAGGTGTTTACCGCATCCCAGATGGGTGGGGTATAAGTTGAGCTGGTGTTGTTCTGTGCGTTTCTAACGAGGTTAAAAATCTCGTTGCCCATTTGCCCGTTGAACAAAAAGTTCAGCGAAAAGTTTTTGTAACGAACCGTATTGCTGATGCCAAAGAAATAATCGGGAATACCGTTTCCTACAATCACTTTGTCGGCTTCGTCAATGATGCCGTCGTTGTTCTTGTCAAACCATTCGGTATCGCCGCCCTGCAGCACAATGCCGTTCCGGGTTAGTTGCCTTACAGTGCCGGAGTAAGCTTTTCCGTTCAAATAATAATCTGCTGTTTTCCCGTCGGCTGAAATATTCCGGGCTTCCAATTTTACACCGTCCGTCGTATAAGCATTCGATGCATCGTACGGAAACACGCCGAGGTTTTTCCACATGTACATGTCACCGATGCGGCCTCCTTCCTGAATCAACCAAATATTTCCGGAAATAAATGAAGAGTGGTTTGCCAATTCTTTAATGCGTGGATCCTGAAATGAGATGTTGGCCGAAACGTCCCAACCGAAATCTTTGGTGTTCACCGGTGTTCCCTGCAATACAAACTCCCATCCTTTGTTGGTAATGGAACCAATGTTAACGGGCACGCTGGAAGCCCCGGTTTCTTTTGCCAACTGGTCGGAGTAAAGCAAGTCCTCCGTGATTTTGGTATAATAATCTGCAGAGAAGTTCAACCGGCCGTTCAGGAAACTTAAGTCCAAACCGTAACTGTTGTTGTACGTGGTTTCCCATTGAATGCGTTCGTTGCCCAGCGTCGGATTGATGCCTGCGCCGTTGATGCCGTTGTAATAGTTTCCAAAGGTCATCAAAGTGTTGTGTGCATATTCACTGATGGCATCGTTGCCGGTTTTGCCGGTGCTGAACCGAAGCTTTCCGTCGTACAATACTTTCTTGGCCCAGCCCATGAAATTCTCTTGTGAAAAACGCCATGCGGCAGAACCCGAGAAGAAATTTCCGTACTGGTTTTCGGAACCAAAACGCGAGGAACCGTCGCGGCGGAAAGTTCCCTGCAAGATGTATTTGCTGCCGAAATTGTAGCCAACCCTTGCAAAGAAAGAAGCAAGCGTCCAGGCCTTCGCATCGGTGCGGGTTTTGGTAAGATCAATGTCGCCTGCGTTTGACGTGTTGAAGCTTTCGGTAACGTAAGATTTCATGGCGTACGTATAATAATCCCATCTCCGCTTCTCCATGCTTACGCCGGCCGTGCCCGTAAGCTGGTGCTGACCCAAGCGTTTGCTGTAGTTCAAATAACTCTGCATCTGCCAGCGTGAAACTTTCTCAAACGTGTTGCTGCCCGTAGCATTTCCGGTACCGCCGGAGGTCAGGGAACTTGGCGAGAACTGGTTGTTGTTGTCGTTGTCCAGTTGAATGTTGAACAGCCCCGTGAATTTTAAATCCTTGTAAATCTGGTAGCCCAGCGTCGTGTTGAATTGCGAGGTGTAATTATTATCCAGGTCCACGTTGAAAAGCGCCTGCGCAACCGGGTTCCGTTTTGATTCAACATAGCTTGCATAAGAACCGTCCGGACGGAAAATGCTCGTCCATGGGTTTCTTTCAAACACTTGTTTTACCGTGTTGCCAACAGGAATGACGTTGCCTTTTTCCCATTCAAACGACAAGTTGTGGCTCACGGAAAGTTTGCCGACGTTGTAGCCAAGGTTAATTCTTCCTTGCAGTCTTTTGATCCAGCTATTTAATACAATTGACTGGTCGTCGGTATAGTTTACACCGCCGTAATAGTTTAACCCGCTGCCTCCGCCGCTCACGCTTACAGACGCAACTTGCTTCACGCCGGTTCTGAACAACAGGTCCTGGTAGTCGTTGTCTGCGTTCAGGTACGGGTTGGTAGAATCCGCGTTGTAGCCCGAGTTGTTGTCTCTGTTTGCACGGTAATAGCGCAATTCACTGGCACTTGTTGTACGTAATTTGTGCGCCAGTTTTCCGTACAAGCGATAGGTGTTGATGTTGATGCTTGGTTTGCCTGCCTTGCCTTTTTTTGTGGTGATAAGAATGACGCCGTTAGCGCCTCTTGCTCCGTAAATGGCTGCCGAAGAAGCGTCCTTCAAAATGTCAATGGTTTCAACGTCTTGCGGGTTCACATAATTTCCGTTCTCGCTTATCACGCCGTCAATCACGTAAAGCGGCCCGTTTCCTTCGGCGTTGATGGTGGAGGCGCCACGAATCTGGATGGTGCCCTGGCCAAAAGGATCGCCGTTATCGTTGGTGATCAAAACACCGGCTGCCTGTCCTTGCAAAGCGTCAAAGAGTGTAACCGGTACCCGCTCCTGAATTTGCTTGGAGCCAACTTGCGCTGTAGCGCCGGTAAGGTCTTTTTTCTTTGCCGTACCGCCGTAACCAATAATGACGACGTTTTCAAGATCGGCCGCGTTTTCGGCCAAGGTTGTGTTAACCGTCGTGCGGTTGCCAACCGTTTCCTCTTTGGTGGAGAATCCCACGTTGGAAAAAACAAGTACGGCTTTGGCGTTGGGCACTGAAAGTGAGTATTTACCGTCCGCGTCGGTAAACACAGCCGTGGATGTTCCTTTTAACGTTACCGTAACCCCGCCAATTGGACTTTGTTTGCTGTCCGAAACAAGGCCTGAAACTTTTGTCTGGGCGTGTAAAACAGTAAAAGAAAGGAGTTGCAAAACCGTTGCGAAGAGGAAAAAGCGGAGATAACGAGAGTTACCTGTACGCTTTGCAGCGATGCAGTTTTTTTTCATACAGCAATCATTTTAGATCCAACCGGGTTAATAAAAAGATTTTGAAGCAGTCGTATCCGAAGTGCAAGTAAACCCGATTTCAGAAGGACCGATTTGCTCCGATTGACATTGTAATAAGCTATTTTGACATCGCAAAACGGCAATCTATTATTTACAATGTATAATGAGCTTATTGTTTTGTAACAGACGCTCAATCTTTGTTGAAAGATGCAAGCAACGCCCTGTATTATTTTACGGTGATTGTTTTCTTTAACCGGATGTCAACAGACGAAGCACCAATCCAGATTTGAAATTGTCCCGGCTCTACCGTCCAGTTCATGTTCTTGTCAAGCAGCGCCAAATCATCGGGATAAAGAACAAATTTCACGGTTTTTGTTTCACCGGGATTTAAACCGATTCGCTCAAAACCACGCAGCACCGATTCGTATGTTGTTACGCTGCTCACAACATCTTTCACATAAAGTTGAACAACTTCATCGCCTTTGATTTTGCCGGTGTTGGTTACATCCACCGACACGTTGATGTTGCCTTCCCTGTTGCTTGTTTCCGGCGTAACAACAAGATTACTGTATTGAAAAGTTGTATAACTCAACCCGTAACCGAAAGGATACAACGGACCGTTCACGCTTGTTTTGCCCGCGCCGTTCGGGTCGGGTGTGGTGGATTGTGAAGCCTGCGAGCCGGGCTTGAAGGGAAAATTAAATTCGATCTGTCCCACCGATTTAATCCATGTGTTGGTAAGTCTTCCGCCCGGATTGTAATCACCAAACAAAACTTCGGCAATCGCCTTTCCGCCCTGTGGCCCGGGAAATCCTGCATTAATGATGGCCGGCACATAACGATCTGCCCAGTTAATCGTAAGTGGTTGTCCTGTGATGACCACCAACACAAGAGGTTTACCGGTTGCGTACAAAGCCTCTAACAATTGCTGCTGCCTTCCCGGCAAATCAAGCGATGTTCTTGACAAGCTTTCCCCCACGGTTGTTTCGTCTTCACCCAAAACGGCCACAATCACATCGGCGTTTTTTGCTGCGGTAACAGCCCTTTCAATGCTGTCCTTTTCACCGCTGCTCAACGGCGTTGGGATGATTTCCGTTTCGGGCCAACCTGCGTTTACAACGTTGCAGCCTTTTTCTAAAATAACGTTTGCGTTCTTCCCAAGTTTTTGTTGAATGCCTTCTAATACCGTTGTGAGCGGATTGTTGTTCGGGCCGTAGCGGCTTACGGCATAACTTGCATCGTTTGCAAGTGGGCCTGTTACCAATATAGTTTTTACCGCGTTTCTGTTTAAGGGCAATAAATTGTTTGCATTCTTCAATAACACCACCGACTCGCGGTTCATCTGCAATTCCATTGAATCGTCTTTTGCGGTGTGCACAATTTTATCGGCCAGCTTTGTGTCTTTCACGTAAGGCGAATCAAACAAGCCAAGCATAAATTTTACCCGCAGCACGTCTCTTACTCTTTCATCTACTTTTGCTATTGAAAGCTCGCCTTCTTTTACCAATTCACGCACGGGAACAATGTAAACTTCGGGCATGCGAAAGTTTGTGTACACGTTCAAACCCGCTTCCACGGCTTGCCGTATTGCTTCTTTAAAATCTTCGGCAACGTGGTGCTTTTCCCAGATGTATTCCACCGCACGGCTGTCGGAAACCACGTAACCCCTGAAACCGAATTGTTGCCGCAACAATTCGGTAAGAAAATAATGACTGCCGGTTATGGGTTCTCCGTTCCAATCGTTGTAGCTGCTCATCACGCCAAGCGGATGCGCTTCCTGAATCACTTTTTTGAAAGGATACAAATACAACTGCTGCATTTCACGGGGCGCAACGTGTGGATCGGTTCTGGCGTTGCCGTCGCGACCGCCTTTTGGCACGCTGTATACCGCAAAATGTTTTAATGTTGAAGCCACGCCTTCGCTTTGCACACCAAGGCACATTTGCTTTCCAAGTTCGGCAATCAAAAAAGGATCTTCGCCGTAACACTCCACTACCCTTCCCCAGCGCTGGTCTCTTGCCGGGTCAAGAATAGGCGTGTAAATATTTGTATAGCCCAATGCCTTTGCTTCGCGGCCAACGGTTTCTCCGGCTTGCCTCACCAATGTTTTGTTCCATGTTGCACCAATGGAGATAGGCGCCGGCAAAGGCGTGGCACGGTCGTGTGTAAGGCCGTGAATGCCCTCGTTGGTAAAGTCAACCGGAATGCCCAACCGCGTTTCTTCCACGAACCATTTTTGAATGGTGTTGATGGCTTCAGCATGCTTGCTGAACGGGAAAGAATATTGCGTTTTTAGTTTGTTGCTGCTTAGCTCTTCATCAATATTGGCAATGCCGTCTTTCCAGATTTCGTTCTTCCAATTGGCGGCAGGCATTTCATCTTTCAGCACGCGGCCATAACCGTAAAGCGTTGCCATCTGGCAAGTCTTTTCGTCCAGCGTCATTTGCGAAAGAAGATTTTCTACACGCTTGTCAACTGGTTGCGAAGGGTCTTCAAATACATCCATTGCGCCGTTCTTGTTGAAGTCAATCCAGCCTTTGCGATAAATGGTTTTGGACTGTGAAAAAGCGCTGCTCAAAAAGAAAAGAAAGAAGAAGATTGAAAAGAATGCCTTTGGTTTCATTTACTTGTTTCGTTTGAAAGAGTGATTCAATTTCCGAACATCGGTTTTGAATGCTTTCGGGAAAAGCAACCGGCTGTACGTGATGAAGATAAAAACCTCTGGCTTTCTTGTACTAAAGATTTTCTTTTTTCGATTTAATCAAAACATCTGCGATTATTTTTTTCTGCACAAGTGCAAACAAAAAAGTGCGTTGAATTTTGATGAAGCAAACAAAGGAATGCCGTATCGGATAAAAGCGAGTGTCTTGATAACTCAATCTGCCTTGGTTAATGTGCTTAAAATCTCTTCGGAAGTAAAAATTCAGGAATAGGTTTGTGCTTACTGTACGTACTGCGTTCAGCGAAGGCGTTCGTTTCTTTTGTTTGAAGAAGGAAAGAAATGCTCTTCAACCGCTTGGCCAAGGCCGTTTAAAAGCGTTTTGTTGTCCAGGCTTCCCGTCCATTGCCGGATGCCGCGCACCAGGGTAATTTCGCCGGGCGGTGCGTGCCGCCGGTCTCCATCAAAATGAAGGAGAAAGGCATAATAAATGCCGGCGGCCTCTCTGCGTATGCGAAAGAGAGCCCGGCCGTTGTTGTATTGAATTGTTGCGTCCAAGTCCATAACCAACAGTGTCTGCGAAGCAACTGCAAAATTGACGACAGAGTCCTGGCCGGCCAAGCAAGAAAAGCATTTCTAACAACATTCTAATCTGGTTTCCTTTTCATCAGCGTTAACGCCTATCTGCGCTTGAACAGTTTTCCGAAAATATTTCGGGTCTTGCTTACAGACGCAACCTTGCCGGATAACGTTTCCGCCAACGAACCATCCACGTATTGCACGTCGTTCATTTTAAGTCCGCGTTCCACTTGTTGCGGGTAAAGCATAATGAAACCGTTTGCGGTAAAATAGGTGGACAAATAATAAGGCAACTTTCCCAGCGAAGGCTGATACGAAACATGACCTTTTCGGGAAGAAACAACCACCAGCAAATCATCTTTTTTCACCTCCCTGCTAAAGATGAGAAAGTCGTCCCAATTGCTGAATTCGGAAAAGATCATTTTGCCCTCGGCCTGTTGCGTTCGTTGCAGTTCTCGCAGTTCTTTCAGGCTTTGCTCAGTCCCAAAAAAAGACAAAGCCAAACCGGCTTCTTTGGCAATGGTTGCCAGCTTGCCAAACCAATGCCCGAAACCCGGCTCCAGTTCGGCATTTGGCGTTACGGCCACCACCATTCGCTTTAAGGTATTAAACGGCTGTACCGATTTGTATATAAAAACCGTTTCGGAAGTATGCTTCAGGATGCGTTCGGCAGTGGCGCCTAAAAAATTGTTTTGATTGGCTTTGCGATGAAGGCCGATAATCAAATCCGTGATGTTTTGTTCTTTCAGGGTATAGATAATGCCGTTGCTGATGTTGGCATCAAAACGCAACAAAGGAATGATGCTTTGCTCGCGGGCAGCAGCGTGATGAACCGCTTTGTTCATCATCTTTTCGGCCGTTGCTTTTGTTTTACTTTCCTCGCTTTCATCGCTCACCACATTTAAGGCGTACACCGGAACGGAACTTTGCTTTGGCTTCAGCATCAAGCCAAAATCAATCAGCTCGGTAACCGTTTCCGGATAGGCTAAGGAGATGAGTAATTTTTCCGTTTGCTCTGCGCTTCCGGCCACGTTTTCTTCCTGCAAGGCAAATTGCTGCGATGCTTTTTCAACGACGAACGAACTAACCGTGCAGGTAATTAAGATCATGATGATGACGCCGTTCAACACGTCCTCGTTTAGCAGGCGAATGGGTTCGCCGGCAGCCGTTTCGCCAATGATCACATTATAGCCAACCAACACAATGGCCAAGGTAGCGCCGACTCTTGCGGTGCTAAGGCCAAAGATCATGCGCCGCTCCAAAGCCGAAAGCCGGAAGGTTTTTTGCGTGGCAAAAGCCGCAATGAATTTTGTGAGAAAGCCCAGCACCGTCATCGTTGCCGCCACTTTCAATGCACCAAACCCTTTGAACAACACACTGAAATCAATCAACATGCCGACGCTGATGAGAAAAAAAGGAATGAAGAAAGCATTGCCGACGAATTCAATCCGGTTCATCAGCGCCGATGAATGCGGGATGAAACGATTGAGCACAAGACCGGCAAGGAAGGCGCCGACGATGTGTTCCAGTCCTGCTGCTTCGGCAAGAAAAGCGCCCAGGAACACCATTGCCAAAACAAAAATGTATTGCGCCACCGGCTCTTCAAAGGTTTTAAAAAACCAACGGGCAACAAGCGGGAAAACAAAAATAAAATGCAGCCAAAGGCTGCTGAGGAAAGTGCCAGTTTCGTCCATAACGCAGGGCCGATGTTTCCGCTTGCACTGCCAACGACGGCAGCCAATACAAGCAAGGCGAGGATATCGGTTAAGATGGTGCCGCCGATGGTTAACGTAACAGCGCGAAGCCTTGTAATGCCGTATTTACTGACAATGGGATAGGCAAGCAAAGTATGCGTTGCAAACATGCTGGCGAGCAGAAACGACGAAGGCCAATCGAACTGCAACAGGTAATGAACGGCATAGCTGCCGAGCAACATGGGAATAAAAAAAGTATAAAGGCCAAACACCAAACTGCGCACACGGTTCTTGCGAAACTCCTGCAGGTCAATTTCAAGACCGGCGGTGAACATAATGTACAAAAGCCCTACCGTGCCGAAAAGAACAATGCTGCTGTCGCGCAGCAAAAGGTTGAAGCCATAGGGACCAATGATAGCGCCGGCAAGTATCAGCCCGATGATGTGCGGCACTTTTATTTTGTTGAACAAAATGGGCGCAAACAAAATGATGAAAAGCACCAGCGAGAAAACCACTACCGGGTTGCTCAGCGGAAGCGAAAAATTCAGGTCGCTCAGTAAGTACATAACCTTTCTTTAATCGGTTTGCTTTTCCAGTTGCAAGGCATACACAATCTTGCAATCGTTGCTTCGCACAATTTCACGTTTGCCTTCGAGATGCGTGTCATCCTTCAGTTGCAACCGCACAACCATCTGAGCACCCGATGGTGGCACGGCACCCGCAATGTCTTCGGCCAGTTCCAACGCATTGCCGTTTGAATAACCTTTGTAAACACGCACCAATTGCCCGTTGGCCGTAACGCGTACGTTCAATGTTTTGCCACCGTAAACAAGCTGCCACTGTTCGGTCTTGGTATCGCCAACGGCCGAACCGGCGCAAGTTGTTTCGGTGCAGGTCATGGTTGCGTTCCAGTTTCCGGCAAGCACGGGATTTACAAGATGCGTGGTATCGTTAACAGCGGCTGCACTGTCCAGAAGGTGTTGCCGCTTGTTCAACTCTTCTTCTTTCAGCGCAAGCGATTGTTCCTTGCGCTGAAGTTCTGCCGCTTTTTCGTTTAGCCTCGCTTCTTCCTTTTGCAGTTTCTCTTCTTTTTCGCGAACGTCGCAACCGAAACAGCAGAAGAAAAACAGCAACAAGCAAACAAAGATTCTTTTCATGAAGAACAATTTTTCGGTGTGCATTGAGATAACGCAGCCAACAAAATTACCCCAACAAAACTGCGGGACGCACAGAAGAAAAAATCTAATGCAGTTTTAATGCAAACATTGAAACAACAAAAAGGAGAAACATTTTTCTAAAGGCGCTGAAGTGTTTTGGCCAAAGGCAACTGCACAGTTACAACGGTGCCCTTCTCCTGATCGGATTCGATTTCAATAGCGCCTTTGTGGATTTTGATGATGCGCTGTGCCAGCGGCAAACCCAATCCAAACCCGCCGGCAAAACGGTTGTCTTCGATACGGTAAAAGGGTTGAAAAATTTTTTCCCTTTCCGCATCCGCAATGCCCGGGCCGTTGTCTTTTACGTACACGAAACAGTTCGCTTCCGAAACACGCAGCGTAACCACGGCCCGGTGATCGTCGGAATATTTGCAGGCATTGACAACGATGTTTTTTAATGCCGTCATCAGCAATTCTTCGTTGCCGAAAACGAGCAGAGATTCCTCGTTCTCCGGTGGTGCATCGAATTCAAGCAACACGGAATAAGCCGTGTTGGTTTTGGAAACGGCGGCCGGCAAATTCATCAGCACTTCGTCAATGCGAACAAGGTCTATCTCCAGGCCGCCGGCATTGCCCGAAGCTTTGGCAAACTCCAGCAAGGTCTGTGTCAATTTGTTCAGGTGTTGCACGTCCTGGTAAGTGGACTGCATTACGCTGCGATACTCTTCTGCCGCACGTTCCCTTTGCAAGGCAACTTCCAACTGGCTCGAGATAGCGGTTAACGGCGTGGACAATTCGTGCGAGGCGTTTGCAATAAATCGTCGCTGCATTTCAAAACTATCCTGCAAGCGGTTGAGCAACTCGTTTAACGTAACGGACAACTGGTGCCACTCGTCTTTTGTATTGCCCGCTTTTATACGACGTGCAAGGTTTTGCGCAGAGATCTCGGCCACGTCTTCGGATATTTTTTTTATCGGCAACAGAAGGCCATTTGAAAAAAAATAGCCGCTGATCAAAACCAAGATATTGCCCACCAGAAAGCTGACGATGAGGATGCGCAACAAACTATCTAAATTGTTTCTTCCTTCCACGTCTTCGCCCGCCACAGCCATCACCATGCTTGTTTGATTGTCTGCGTAGGAATAGGCAACGGCCTCCTTTTCACCCGACTCAAAAAAGGCACTGCCGTTTGTTCGTGCCTCATCCAATTGCACATCGCTAATGGTCAAGGTATCATTGGGCGCGTCGCTGTAACGGTAAATGCGGCGGTTTTCGTTATCGTAAGCCTGCACCACTTTGTTGGTGATGGCAAGCGTGGTGGACGAGTC
Coding sequences within:
- a CDS encoding RagB/SusD family nutrient uptake outer membrane protein — encoded protein: MKKIFYSLCFVLILGAVSGCKKFLDQQPLNSVPNTEFFKSLKDINSALAGMYASLQQDMTGTGTGFTGFYFQWGELRSDNFDDNGQYSAASYKELSQNALTSGNTSANWTGFYRTIGRCNTAIKYIPQAASYDANATPTVVNNALAQCYAMRAFCYFNIIRIWGDPVVWTEPYADVSQPDEKPRSAKDSVLKNLVIPDLEKAYSLMQKNQTPTVWSINEAAICAIAADVYMWKSHDNKIQPDYNKAIAWIQNLFKAKAPNGKVFGGTSGADLEPTASWKNLFLDPSKTRESIWSIHWDNTVNGCACLPVTVGLSNNQARFDSTLQADWKKVKADIRMPGTIDTLNGLGHNDKLLKYFNMSGVFSQPAGTQPTDLNVYLVMYRLGDVYLTYAEALNKTGDLANALKYLNFIRVRAGLTAYAANDPAVSAANMENTILNERRFELYGEGKRWFDLVRTGKVMEVMDPVLKLRQARLGTAQTGFGSDVNKILWPLYRTLLEDNKKLVQNPSYN
- a CDS encoding SusC/RagA family TonB-linked outer membrane protein, translated to MKKNCIAAKRTGNSRYLRFFLFATVLQLLSFTVLHAQTKVSGLVSDSKQSPIGGVTVTLKGTSTAVFTDADGKYSLSVPNAKAVLVFSNVGFSTKEETVGNRTTVNTTLAENAADLENVVIIGYGGTAKKKDLTGATAQVGSKQIQERVPVTLFDALQGQAAGVLITNDNGDPFGQGTIQIRGASTINAEGNGPLYVIDGVISENGNYVNPQDVETIDILKDASSAAIYGARGANGVILITTKKGKAGKPSININTYRLYGKLAHKLRTTSASELRYYRANRDNNSGYNADSTNPYLNADNDYQDLLFRTGVKQVASVSVSGGGSGLNYYGGVNYTDDQSIVLNSWIKRLQGRINLGYNVGKLSVSHNLSFEWEKGNVIPVGNTVKQVFERNPWTSIFRPDGSYASYVESKRNPVAQALFNVDLDNNYTSQFNTTLGYQIYKDLKFTGLFNIQLDNDNNNQFSPSSLTSGGTGNATGSNTFEKVSRWQMQSYLNYSKRLGQHQLTGTAGVSMEKRRWDYYTYAMKSYVTESFNTSNAGDIDLTKTRTDAKAWTLASFFARVGYNFGSKYILQGTFRRDGSSRFGSENQYGNFFSGSAAWRFSQENFMGWAKKVLYDGKLRFSTGKTGNDAISEYAHNTLMTFGNYYNGINGAGINPTLGNERIQWETTYNNSYGLDLSFLNGRLNFSADYYTKITEDLLYSDQLAKETGASSVPVNIGSITNKGWEFVLQGTPVNTKDFGWDVSANISFQDPRIKELANHSSFISGNIWLIQEGGRIGDMYMWKNLGVFPYDASNAYTTDGVKLEARNISADGKTADYYLNGKAYSGTVRQLTRNGIVLQGGDTEWFDKNNDGIIDEADKVIVGNGIPDYFFGISNTVRYKNFSLNFLFNGQMGNEIFNLVRNAQNNTSSTYTPPIWDAVNTSWKQQGDVTKYPLFNRRDTRGSISSGYNSLYIEDGSFIRLSSVRLNYTLEQKWAKAVHLKNASVYVYGNNLLTWTNYSWYDPEFSSTGLNIGQDNGRYPKRREVGVGINVNF
- a CDS encoding glycoside hydrolase family 3 N-terminal domain-containing protein: MKPKAFFSIFFFLFFLSSAFSQSKTIYRKGWIDFNKNGAMDVFEDPSQPVDKRVENLLSQMTLDEKTCQMATLYGYGRVLKDEMPAANWKNEIWKDGIANIDEELSSNKLKTQYSFPFSKHAEAINTIQKWFVEETRLGIPVDFTNEGIHGLTHDRATPLPAPISIGATWNKTLVRQAGETVGREAKALGYTNIYTPILDPARDQRWGRVVECYGEDPFLIAELGKQMCLGVQSEGVASTLKHFAVYSVPKGGRDGNARTDPHVAPREMQQLYLYPFKKVIQEAHPLGVMSSYNDWNGEPITGSHYFLTELLRQQFGFRGYVVSDSRAVEYIWEKHHVAEDFKEAIRQAVEAGLNVYTNFRMPEVYIVPVRELVKEGELSIAKVDERVRDVLRVKFMLGLFDSPYVKDTKLADKIVHTAKDDSMELQMNRESVVLLKNANNLLPLNRNAVKTILVTGPLANDASYAVSRYGPNNNPLTTVLEGIQQKLGKNANVILEKGCNVVNAGWPETEIIPTPLSSGEKDSIERAVTAAKNADVIVAVLGEDETTVGESLSRTSLDLPGRQQQLLEALYATGKPLVLVVITGQPLTINWADRYVPAIINAGFPGPQGGKAIAEVLFGDYNPGGRLTNTWIKSVGQIEFNFPFKPGSQASQSTTPDPNGAGKTSVNGPLYPFGYGLSYTTFQYSNLVVTPETSNREGNINVSVDVTNTGKIKGDEVVQLYVKDVVSSVTTYESVLRGFERIGLNPGETKTVKFVLYPDDLALLDKNMNWTVEPGQFQIWIGASSVDIRLKKTITVK
- a CDS encoding HAMP domain-containing sensor histidine kinase, which codes for MPVRLRITLIFSGLVFVILLLVCSGIYYFSYKARISAIKTRLINRAITTARLLSQHEIFDRNLMQRIDSSTTLAITNKVVQAYDNENRRIYRYSDAPNDTLTISDVQLDEARTNGSAFFESGEKEAVAYSYADNQTSMVMAVAGEDVEGRNNLDSLLRILIVSFLVGNILVLISGYFFSNGLLLPIKKISEDVAEISAQNLARRIKAGNTKDEWHQLSVTLNELLNRLQDSFEMQRRFIANASHELSTPLTAISSQLEVALQRERAAEEYRSVMQSTYQDVQHLNKLTQTLLEFAKASGNAGGLEIDLVRIDEVLMNLPAAVSKTNTAYSVLLEFDAPPENEESLLVFGNEELLMTALKNIVVNACKYSDDHRAVVTLRVSEANCFVYVKDNGPGIADAEREKIFQPFYRIEDNRFAGGFGLGLPLAQRIIKIHKGAIEIESDQEKGTVVTVQLPLAKTLQRL